Below is a window of Deltaproteobacteria bacterium DNA.
GGACGTATGGGCGAGAATGGCGGAATACATAGAACGCCGGGAGGTGATCCAGGCAACATACCAGAAGTTTGACGGGCGGTTATCCGAATACGAGCTCCATCCCTACCACCTGCTCGCCTATCACGGAAACTGGTATCTGATGGCGCGAAACGCACACAAAGAGCATGTGGCCACGTTCGCCCTGTCGCGATTCAAATGTGTTAAGGGCGCTG
It encodes the following:
- a CDS encoding WYL domain-containing protein, encoding MDPDVWARMAEYIERREVIQATYQKFDGRLSEYELHPYHLLAYHGNWYLMARNAHKEHVATFALSRFKCVKGAGARFTRPADFNPDVYARQAFGIVGGEKPLKVRLLFESKLAVYITERQWHPSQEFHLRR